The sequence below is a genomic window from Cygnus olor isolate bCygOlo1 chromosome 7, bCygOlo1.pri.v2, whole genome shotgun sequence.
GCCACAGAAGGGCcgctgcggggccgcccccggccgccccctccccgcggcgcggcccggcccggcccggccccgccgccccccggtgcccccggtgtgcggggccgggcggggcggggcggcggccgggaAGCCCCGGGaggcggggcagggccgggacTTTCCCGGGGCAGCGGCGGGAGCGCGGCGccgagcggggctggggccggagGTGAGCGGCGGGGGGCGTCGGGGGTAGGGGTAGGGAAGGGGtaggggaggggggaggcggGCCGGGAGGCCCCCCGGGGAGCGGGcagggttagggttgggttagggttagggggagaagggagaggttGGCGGTGCCGGGGAGGGTGAACGagatgctggggagctgcaggctggggagaggacAGCCAGGGCTGGTTTTCCTCTTTCCGTGCCCCTGTGGCCCCAATCCCTGCCTGCGGTGCCAGGAGGGTGCTGGTGCGTGGGGCTGCCCCACGCCTCTGCCCCACAGCCGGAGCACCAGCGGTGCCATGGGCAGTGTGGGagcacagggacaggggcagcaCAGGCCCCGCCGGCACCCAGAGGGGGTTTTGGAGGATGTGCAGGCACACGAGTGGAGCAGATGGTTCATAACACAACAAAGCAGCTGATTTATGGGCCCCTAGAGGAGAAGCACAGAAGATCAGTGGGTGGCTGGGGTTTGCCAGAACGAACTTGATAGCCGTGATGGGAGGAAAGGCATTTCGTGCACAGAGATATGAGTGGTTTGGTGTGCCAGGGCGGGCTGCTGGAAGGCTGGgatggctgcagggagagggggtTTGTCCCCGCTACTTGTATGGGTCAGGGGATGGATTTGCAGGACAGGTCTCTGAACCAGGTCCCTGCAAGAAAGACCCTGCAGCCTTGTCAGCCACACAGTTGCTGACAAGTAGCTGCGATGGAGCAGGGCCCAGGAATTGAGCAGAAACCAGGCTTGGGAATTTAAGGCTGTAATTTGCAGGCATTAGCAGACtcctggagaaagaaaatgcgCAGGGAATAGCTTTAAAGAGGAGCAGCCAGGTGGGTGGCTGGGGCTGTTTGTACACAGGGGTAGGTCAGAGTTGTGCCACgttcctgctgcctcccatgTTTCTGGAGGGCCCTTTCCTGTGGCTGCTAAACAGTCCTGGTGCAGCCGGATGGACAGACGTTTCCCTGGTGCCTGCAGGGCACCAGCTCTGCAAGTCAGCTGGCTGTcatgggagaaaagaaaacagcaccaGCATTGCTGGGTCACGTTCGGGGAGCTGCAGGCATGAAGCAGGGCTGTAACCCGCTGCGCTTGCCAGCGGCTGGCCCTTTGTGGAGGCAGCCTGGCACTGGGAGCCGGCTCGGCAGCGGGCTGCACCATCCGTCCGGCAAGGGGCCGGTGCTGCTTGGGGCAGCGATGCCTGCAAAATCTGTCCTGAGTCGTAGGAACGTGGAGACATGGGGGAATCAGCCCAGCAAGGGGAGCCTGCAGCGTGTGGGTGACGGTGGATGCGATCCTGGGGTCCAGAGGTGCACCGGGGGGGCAGGACGGGGAGGTGGGTTATCTTGCGGGAGTATCTTGGGGGATACAAACGCAGTGTGCTGTGCCCCCAGGTGTAAAgcagcctctccctgctggtCCTGGGGGCCTGAAGGCACCCTGCCAGGCACAGGAGGCAGCGCTTATCTCAGAGCAGCGCTGCGTTGCCGTGGGCTCTTCCAGGAACAAGGAAACTGGCGGTGACCCTCCAACTCTGCTCAGCAAGCAAGGTGTGCTTCCTCCGACACGCCAGCGTGCAGGCACAGGGACAGACAGCTCCCGAGCGAGACCCAGCCAtgcaggctggggacagggcaggcaTCGCCCCGTGACGTTCCTGAGTCATGCAGTTTGCTGCAACAAGTGGAAGTGTGCAGGGCAGAGATGAGCGAGCTGCAAAAACCCCTCGAGGGATGGGGCTGAAGGCGCAGGAGAAAGgggagctgctgtgtgcaggggGCACGGTGTGTTCTTCTCGAGGGTTTGCCTTGGAGCTCCCCCAAACGGGCTCAGTGCTAGGGTTAGAGGGGGTCCTCCTGGCTCACCGGTGAAGGACATTTGTCCCCTCTTTCACTTCTTTGTGACATCTGCATCAACAGATTTGGCAGTGGGCTGAGGGTGCCCAGGTGGGAtccaggcagcaggcagcgcgTGATGCTTCCCGCTGGCCTGCACCGGGTCACATCTGTGCTCCCAGGCCTTGGGAACGGCCCGAGGAAGGTCCCCCCTTGCTTTGCACTGAGGTCCTGGCCCCCCTTGGTCCCCGCACCCCGGGCTGAGCCGCTGCCTCGGCCGCATCCcgtgggcaggagctgctggagctcagcTGTGCTCGTGCAGCCGTGGGGAAAATCTCAGGCCCAGAGCCTCAGGGCAGCCCCTTTGGAGGGCTTGAGCGGCTGGAAAATCTCCTTGAAAAAGCTCTTTTCGGCTTCTGAAGAATATGAGTCACTCACGAGCTGAACaatccccttccttcccctcttctcccacACACCCAAAATCCCCTGAGCGGGACCTGCGGCAACCACTGCTTCAGAAATTCATGGTACGAGGGCACAGCGGAGTCAgatacgttttttttttttttttttttttttttttttaattttccactgCTTAGTGAGGAAAAGGAATGCGGAGAAAGAGAGCGTGCCCTGCTCCGCTCTGATCCTGCCCCTTTGCTAGAAGCCTCCGGTGCTTTCCCGCTGCCGGGCAGACCCTGACCCCGGCGGGACCCGTGTCTGCGGCTGCTGGCAGTCCCCGCGGCGATGCTGGGGCTGGACGGGCTGCTGAGGCCTGCCTCTTCCTCCGCGGTGAGTGGGAGGCTCGAGGGCTGCGGGCGCTGCTTTGTGGGGAGATGCTCcctcggggggctgcggggcggccgcTCCGGCTCCCCAGCGGGAAGGTGGGAACGGGGACGAGGCCGGCGAACGCCCTGCAGCCTCGACGGGAGGGATGCGGGGGCCGCCGTGTGAGTGGGGACGGGGCGTGGGGCGATGGCAGAGCtcaccctcctgcctgcccgTATCCTCCGGGCCGGGGGGGACCCCTCGGGGCAGCGCTTTGGGGACAGCTCCCGCTTGGGGCCGGGGACTCGCGGGGCGCCCCGTCGaggcgggacgggacggggccgGTCCCGGGCCCCTGGGGGCGTTACGGGACGGGGCCGGGTCACGGCCGCCCCGCCGGGATTTCCAGCCCGGCCTCGGGGCAGGGCCCCAGCCCCCGGCTGCCTCCGGAGGGCTCGGAGCGGACCCGGCCTCCAGGGacggccccgcgccccggccgcccctcAGGGGCCGGGAGCCGCGGGTCGATCCGGGCCGTGCCGATCCGGGCCGTGCCGATCCGAGCCGGTCCCGCTGGGCGGGGCGGTGACGCGCGGGGCCGTCATTTCCCGGCTCGGCGGGGTTTCTGGGGACTTTCCGGAGCGGCGGGGCCTTCctgccgcccggccccgctcaccgCCCGCTCTGCCCGCAGGCCggcggccggccccgcgccgaCATGGACGAGCACTTCCAGCCCGTGAGTGAGCgctgctggggggggtgggggggtggcgcGGGGTGCTGtccctctgtctgtctgtccgtccctctgtctgtctgtctgtctgtcctgggGTCAGAGCGGGACACGGGGGGCGCTGGGGACAGGGCTTTCGGCACCCACACGCCCCGCTCGGTGGGGAGGGTATCGGGGTCTGTGCCcgcccgggggctgcagccccgtcGTCTCAcgctccccttccctcccgtCGCCCAGTGCCTGGATGGGATCGACTACGACGACTTCAATTTCGGCACCCACATGATGGAGCAGAAGGAGCCCCTGATGCAGACGGGTAAGGGACGTGTCCCCCCGGGGTCCCCGGCCGCGGCAGCGGGGTTTCCCGGCGGGCTGACTCACGCCGGGTGGTTCCCAGCAGCGCCGCGGGCCGTGCACCCCATGTCCCCGACGTGGGCTGGGTGGGAATCCCTGCCCCGTGCCACCGGGATGGGGCTGGTCAGCCCGGCCGTGCTGCCCCATCTGCCATggagctgagctggggctgtgctgggggtccccgaGTGCCAGAGCATCCTGATGGCTAATCCCAGTCAGGGGTTGGGGCTCTGAGGACCCCCATGGGACAGACAGGGGTCACCTTGCTGTCAGCACCGTCCCCATACCTCCAGCATCAGCACTAGGAGCACACACTGGTTGCCCTGTGCTTCTCACCGGTGCCTCTCCTCTCTGTCCTCCAGTAGAAGGCCCCTACCTCGTCATCATCGAGCAGCCGAAGCAGGTAAGGACGTCAcccaggcaggggcaggcagagcgCCAGGGGCACGCTCCGGTGCCGTCGGTCTGACCCCTTCCGTGCTTCCACAGCGGGGTTTCCGATTTCGGTATGGCTGTGAGGGCCCTTCACAcggggggctgccgggagcATCCAGCGAGAAGGGGCGCAAGACGTACCCCACCGTCAAGGTGAgcatggtgctgggggggggaacGGGCTTTGGGGATGCGTGTAGGGACTGGGAGGGGTGCCTGGAAGGGAGGACATTAATGGATATTGAGAAGCCCTGGCACTGACTATTGTACCTTGCTTCAtctcccttctccctgcagATCTGCAACTACATAGGGATGGCCCGGATCGAGGTGGACCTGGTGACACACAGCGACCCTCCCCGCGTCCACGCCCACAGCCTGGTGGGCAAGCAGTGCAACGAGGCCGGCAACTGCGTGGCCATCGTGGGACCCAAGGACATGACCGCGCAGTACGTGCGAAGGGGACCTGGCGGGCTGGGGCAGCCTCCTGCCCACACAGGGTGCCTGGAGGCCCTGCAGCTTTACACATTTGGGggctggggagaagagggggGGCTGATGCCCCCAGGAGCTGGTTTTGCTCAACGGGGCCAGGAGTGCGTTTGGACAAGGTCAtcagcacagctctgtcccCGAGTGTTTGGCCAGCTCTGGGTCCAGCACATGCAGCTGTGTACATGCCTGTTTTGGGCTTCTGTCCTCGGGgttgcagctcctgctgcagccagggcaggctctcctccagctctgcagatAACTTTGTCAGGCAGCCGGGCTCTGCATCTTGCTCCATAGACCTGTCGGGGGGCTCCTGCCCAGCCGGTGGCCGAGGCTGAAGCAGGCAGgctcctgcctggctctgctgccgTGTGTCTCAACACTGCTGTAGCCTGAGCAGCCCAATCTGGGGAAGAAAGGGTGTTTTCCTTAGATCTTCTGCTGGAGTGGGAcaggaggggcaggagctgtgtgcGCTCTGTTGCTGCACACACAGTCTCTTGTAGGTCCCGTAAATCCAacccctgctgctggctcagccTGGTCCCATTTGCATTCCTctgccctccagccctcccGGTTCCCCGCTTTGGGCTGGTCACCTGCAGAGCCCTCCATTctgggctcctctcctccctgctgtgACAGCTCCTCTTTGCCCTGCACACGttgacctgctgctgccctgctgccttgTGCTTGGCTCTGCTGGCCCGTGTGCCCCAGGGCTGGCTCTGCAATGACAGCGGGCTCTTCTCCGCCAGGTTCAGCAACCTGGGTGTGCTGCACGTCACCAAGAAGAACATGATGGAGATCATGAAGGAAaagctgaagcagcagaagaTTCGCAACACGAATACCCTGCTGACAGGTGagagcagcctggggctgcgtggggctgtggggagcagggtCCTGCTGTGAggtggcagctgcagggctgggctgggcacgGGGCCGGTGTGTCTGACAGCATCTCCCTCCGGCCCGGCAGAAGCCGAGCTGCGAGAGATCGAGCTGGAGGCGAAGGAGCTGAAGAAGGTGATGGACCTCAGCATCGTGCGGTTGCGCTTCACCGCCTACCTTCGTGACAGCAGCGGGAACTTCACGCTGGCCCTGCAGCCCGTCATCTCGGACCCCATCCACGACAGCAGTGAGTGCagggccagctcctgctggcaggGGCAGGCTGGGCATGGAAGGGGTGGGCTGTTTGGGTGCCGTGTTGGACTGGTGGATGCAGCTCTGCCATCTGTCCCTGGGTGGTTTGGTGCTGCTCATCCTGGCAGAGTGATAAGGGGTGAACGGCTCCGTTTTGGCCAGCCTGGCCCCTGGGCTCCCCCGTGCAgtgggcaggggacagggcaggacGGGTGAGGAGGTTCTGGCTCCTCTGCCACCGTGGGGCCTGCCAACGCCTCTTTGCTCTGCAGAGTCCCCTGGAGCTTCCAACCTGAAGATCTCGCGGATGGATAAGACGGCAGGCTCGGTGCGGGGCGGGGATGAGGTCTACTTGCTGTGTGACAAGGTCCAGAAAGGTAAAAGGCGTTCCCTCCAGCTGCgaccctctgcaggggctgaggcCAAGCAGGGGCTGAGGCCTCTGCAGGGCCTGGTCCAAGCCCCAGGGCCCCGAGGTGGCCAGGTTCCATGGCCATGTACCTGGAGCACGGCCAGGCAGTGAGACAGGCGGTGCCCCTTTTCCCCCCCCAGATGACATCGAGGTGCGCTTCTACGAGGATGATGAGAACGGCTGGCAGGCCTTCGGGGACTTCTCCCCCACGGACGTGCACAAGCAGGTACGGGGAGATGGGGGGGGCTCCTGTTGTGCCCCGGGTGGGTGGGTGCCCCATGAGGTGAAGTAGCCTCGTCACTGGCTCCAGGCAGGAGTGGTGCCAACATCCGTCTTTGCTGCCCGCAGTACGCCATCGTCTTCCGCACGCCCCCCTACCACAAACCCAAGATCGACCGTCCCGTCACCGtcttcctgcagctgaagcGGAAGCGAGGGGGGGACGTGAGCGACTCGAAGCAGTTCACCTACTACCCCGTGGTGGAAGGTGAGCGCTGAGGGATGGGTGCTCTCAGCACCGGGCTGGGGGTTCTCCCCCACCCCTGAACCTCCCCGTTCTCTCCCTGCAGataaggaggaggtggagaggaagCGCAAGAAAGTCCTGCCCCAGTTTCCCCAGCACTTTGGTGGGGGCTCGCACATGGGGGGAGCcggcggcggtgccgggggcTTCGGATCGGGAGGAGGTGAGTCAGGaatccctgctccctgctctgccagcctaaccctaaccttaaccctaacccgCCCCCTTGCCCCGCAGGTGGGAACCTCAGCTTCCCCTACTCGCCTGGGCTGGCGTACAACAGCATCTACTCGACCGGCCCGCACCCTGTGGGGGGGTACCAGGGCGGCGTGCAGATGAAGGCCCCCAGCGTGGACGGGGATGAGGGCGACAGGCAGGTGCCTACGGACAGCATATACTGCaaggagctgcagaagcacGGTAGGAGGAGAGAGGGGGCCTGGAGACCTGCCTTGGGGTGGAGGATGTGCCCAGAGAGGCAGCTGGTGGGGGCGCTGGTTTTGGTGCTGATGTCCCGCTACATCCTGCAGCCCAGATCTGTCACCTGTGGATGCTGGCCCTGGCGCGCCGCAACGCTCACGCCCTGCTCGACTACTCGGTCACCGCAGACCCCCgcatgctgctggctgtccAGAGGCACCTGGCCGCCTCGCAGGACGAGAACGGGGACACGTGAGTGTGCGGGGCAAGGGGCACACAGGGTGGGACAGCACAAACTTTGCTGGCACTCAGAGACCAGCCTCAGGGGGTGGCATTATAgggccagggagcagcagctggtggggaggccctggggacagggagctggGACAAAGGCTGTCCTCTCTCCCCGTAGGCCTTTGCACCTTGCTATTATCCATGAGCAGACAGCTGTGATCAAGCAGCTGATCGACGTGGTCATTAGCATCCCCAGCCCTCAGATCATCAACATCACCAACAACCTGCAGCAGGTACGGGGCTCCCAGGACGGCTGTTTTTCATGGGGAAGGGCTGAGGGGAGGGTCTCCCCTATCTGGGGCTTGCACCTGCATccaggtgctgggggctgctgctgccccctgctCAGGCTGTGTgtgaggggtgctgggggccgtGCCGGGATGGGACCAGCGCTGGTGACGGGTGCCTCTGTCCCGCAGACGCCGCTGCACTTGGCGGTCATCACCAAGCAGCCCCAGGtggtgcagctcctgctgcaagcCCGTGCAGACCCCACCTTGCTGGACCGCTACGGCAATTCCCTGCTGCACCTGGCGCTCCACACAGGCGATGAAGAGATGGTGAGGACGCTGCTGACCCACCTGGGTGCGGCTGCCCCGTACCTGCTGCGCCTGCCCAACTTCTACggtgagcggggctgggagaC
It includes:
- the NFKB2 gene encoding nuclear factor NF-kappa-B p100 subunit isoform X2 — encoded protein: MDEHFQPCLDGIDYDDFNFGTHMMEQKEPLMQTEGPYLVIIEQPKQRGFRFRYGCEGPSHGGLPGASSEKGRKTYPTVKICNYIGMARIEVDLVTHSDPPRVHAHSLVGKQCNEAGNCVAIVGPKDMTAQFSNLGVLHVTKKNMMEIMKEKLKQQKIRNTNTLLTEAELREIELEAKELKKVMDLSIVRLRFTAYLRDSSGNFTLALQPVISDPIHDSKSPGASNLKISRMDKTAGSVRGGDEVYLLCDKVQKDDIEVRFYEDDENGWQAFGDFSPTDVHKQYAIVFRTPPYHKPKIDRPVTVFLQLKRKRGGDVSDSKQFTYYPVVEDKEEVERKRKKVLPQFPQHFGGGSHMGGAGGGAGGFGSGGGGNLSFPYSPGLAYNSIYSTGPHPVGGYQGGVQMKAPSVDGDEGDRQVPTDSIYCKELQKHAQICHLWMLALARRNAHALLDYSVTADPRMLLAVQRHLAASQDENGDTPLHLAIIHEQTAVIKQLIDVVISIPSPQIINITNNLQQTPLHLAVITKQPQVVQLLLQARADPTLLDRYGNSLLHLALHTGDEEMVRTLLTHLGAAAPYLLRLPNFYGLLPVHLAVKAKSPACLDLLVRKGADVNATEMQGGRTPLHLAVEMENLNMATHLVKKLGADVNSRTFAGNTPLHLAAGLGSPTLTKLLLKAGADVQNENDEPISPSSSEASSDTDADPEEQEVSMELGEPSPATLCGPSPHPDPEEEQEETGPRPRRCHTPLDLTRSQKVRDILLQASQPGAKAELTAAPRAGNVLSLDNDALQGLEQLLNQDSSGSDWMELAKRLGLCSLVETYKDTPSPSVSLLRSYELAGGSLGGLLEALDSMGLRKAVRMLRKTEAQEKLQSTEIKEDSAYGSESVEEEQVPALALKPGPVPAGELPHSQQQQVH
- the NFKB2 gene encoding nuclear factor NF-kappa-B p100 subunit isoform X4 codes for the protein MLGLDGLLRPASSSAAGGRPRADMDEHFQPCLDGIDYDDFNFGTHMMEQKEPLMQTEGPYLVIIEQPKQRGFRFRYGCEGPSHGGLPGASSEKGRKTYPTVKICNYIGMARIEVDLVTHSDPPRVHAHSLVGKQCNEAGNCVAIVGPKDMTAQFSNLGVLHVTKKNMMEIMKEKLKQQKIRNTNTLLTEAELREIELEAKELKKVMDLSIVRLRFTAYLRDSSGNFTLALQPVISDPIHDSKSPGASNLKISRMDKTAGSVRGGDEVYLLCDKVQKDDIEVRFYEDDENGWQAFGDFSPTDVHKQYAIVFRTPPYHKPKIDRPVTVFLQLKRKRGGDVSDSKQFTYYPVVEDKEEVERKRKKVLPQFPQHFGGGSHMGGAGGGAGGFGSGGGGNLSFPYSPGLAYNSIYSTGPHPVGGYQGGVQMKAPSVDGDEGDRQVPTDSIYCKELQKHAQICHLWMLALARRNAHALLDYSVTADPRMLLAVQRHLAASQDENGDTPLHLAIIHEQTAVIKQLIDVVISIPSPQIINITNNLQQTPLHLAVITKQPQVVQLLLQARADPTLLDRYGNSLLHLALHTGDEEMVRTLLTHLGAAAPYLLRLPNFYGLLPVHLAVKAKSPACLDLLVRKGADVNATEMQGGRTPLHLAVEMENLNMATHLVKKLGADVNSRTFAGNTPLHLAAGLGSPTLTKLLLKAGADVQNENDEPISPSSSEASSDTDADPEEQEVSMELGEPSPATLCGPSPHPDPEEEQEETGPRPRRCHTPLDLTRSQKVRDILLQASQPGAKAELTAAPRAGNVLSLDNDALQGLEQLLNQDSSGSDWMELAKRLGLCSLVETYKDTPSPSVSLLRSYELAGGSLGGLLEALDSMGLRKAVRMLRKTEAQEKLQSTEIKEDSAYGSESVEEEQVPALALKPGPVPAGELPHSQQQQVH
- the NFKB2 gene encoding nuclear factor NF-kappa-B p100 subunit isoform X1; translation: MLPRGAAGRPLRLPSGKVGTGTRPANALQPRREGCGGRRAGGRPRADMDEHFQPCLDGIDYDDFNFGTHMMEQKEPLMQTVEGPYLVIIEQPKQRGFRFRYGCEGPSHGGLPGASSEKGRKTYPTVKICNYIGMARIEVDLVTHSDPPRVHAHSLVGKQCNEAGNCVAIVGPKDMTAQFSNLGVLHVTKKNMMEIMKEKLKQQKIRNTNTLLTEAELREIELEAKELKKVMDLSIVRLRFTAYLRDSSGNFTLALQPVISDPIHDSKSPGASNLKISRMDKTAGSVRGGDEVYLLCDKVQKDDIEVRFYEDDENGWQAFGDFSPTDVHKQYAIVFRTPPYHKPKIDRPVTVFLQLKRKRGGDVSDSKQFTYYPVVEDKEEVERKRKKVLPQFPQHFGGGSHMGGAGGGAGGFGSGGGGNLSFPYSPGLAYNSIYSTGPHPVGGYQGGVQMKAPSVDGDEGDRQVPTDSIYCKELQKHAQICHLWMLALARRNAHALLDYSVTADPRMLLAVQRHLAASQDENGDTPLHLAIIHEQTAVIKQLIDVVISIPSPQIINITNNLQQTPLHLAVITKQPQVVQLLLQARADPTLLDRYGNSLLHLALHTGDEEMVRTLLTHLGAAAPYLLRLPNFYGLLPVHLAVKAKSPACLDLLVRKGADVNATEMQGGRTPLHLAVEMENLNMATHLVKKLGADVNSRTFAGNTPLHLAAGLGSPTLTKLLLKAGADVQNENDEPISPSSSEASSDTDADPEEQEVSMELGEPSPATLCGPSPHPDPEEEQEETGPRPRRCHTPLDLTRSQKVRDILLQASQPGAKAELTAAPRAGNVLSLDNDALQGLEQLLNQDSSGSDWMELAKRLGLCSLVETYKDTPSPSVSLLRSYELAGGSLGGLLEALDSMGLRKAVRMLRKTEAQEKLQSTEIKEDSAYGSESVEEEQVPALALKPGPVPAGELPHSQQQQVH
- the NFKB2 gene encoding nuclear factor NF-kappa-B p100 subunit isoform X5 translates to MLGLDGLLRPASSSACLDGIDYDDFNFGTHMMEQKEPLMQTVEGPYLVIIEQPKQRGFRFRYGCEGPSHGGLPGASSEKGRKTYPTVKICNYIGMARIEVDLVTHSDPPRVHAHSLVGKQCNEAGNCVAIVGPKDMTAQFSNLGVLHVTKKNMMEIMKEKLKQQKIRNTNTLLTEAELREIELEAKELKKVMDLSIVRLRFTAYLRDSSGNFTLALQPVISDPIHDSKSPGASNLKISRMDKTAGSVRGGDEVYLLCDKVQKDDIEVRFYEDDENGWQAFGDFSPTDVHKQYAIVFRTPPYHKPKIDRPVTVFLQLKRKRGGDVSDSKQFTYYPVVEDKEEVERKRKKVLPQFPQHFGGGSHMGGAGGGAGGFGSGGGGNLSFPYSPGLAYNSIYSTGPHPVGGYQGGVQMKAPSVDGDEGDRQVPTDSIYCKELQKHAQICHLWMLALARRNAHALLDYSVTADPRMLLAVQRHLAASQDENGDTPLHLAIIHEQTAVIKQLIDVVISIPSPQIINITNNLQQTPLHLAVITKQPQVVQLLLQARADPTLLDRYGNSLLHLALHTGDEEMVRTLLTHLGAAAPYLLRLPNFYGLLPVHLAVKAKSPACLDLLVRKGADVNATEMQGGRTPLHLAVEMENLNMATHLVKKLGADVNSRTFAGNTPLHLAAGLGSPTLTKLLLKAGADVQNENDEPISPSSSEASSDTDADPEEQEVSMELGEPSPATLCGPSPHPDPEEEQEETGPRPRRCHTPLDLTRSQKVRDILLQASQPGAKAELTAAPRAGNVLSLDNDALQGLEQLLNQDSSGSDWMELAKRLGLCSLVETYKDTPSPSVSLLRSYELAGGSLGGLLEALDSMGLRKAVRMLRKTEAQEKLQSTEIKEDSAYGSESVEEEQVPALALKPGPVPAGELPHSQQQQVH
- the NFKB2 gene encoding nuclear factor NF-kappa-B p100 subunit isoform X6, whose translation is MLGLDGLLRPASSSACLDGIDYDDFNFGTHMMEQKEPLMQTEGPYLVIIEQPKQRGFRFRYGCEGPSHGGLPGASSEKGRKTYPTVKICNYIGMARIEVDLVTHSDPPRVHAHSLVGKQCNEAGNCVAIVGPKDMTAQFSNLGVLHVTKKNMMEIMKEKLKQQKIRNTNTLLTEAELREIELEAKELKKVMDLSIVRLRFTAYLRDSSGNFTLALQPVISDPIHDSKSPGASNLKISRMDKTAGSVRGGDEVYLLCDKVQKDDIEVRFYEDDENGWQAFGDFSPTDVHKQYAIVFRTPPYHKPKIDRPVTVFLQLKRKRGGDVSDSKQFTYYPVVEDKEEVERKRKKVLPQFPQHFGGGSHMGGAGGGAGGFGSGGGGNLSFPYSPGLAYNSIYSTGPHPVGGYQGGVQMKAPSVDGDEGDRQVPTDSIYCKELQKHAQICHLWMLALARRNAHALLDYSVTADPRMLLAVQRHLAASQDENGDTPLHLAIIHEQTAVIKQLIDVVISIPSPQIINITNNLQQTPLHLAVITKQPQVVQLLLQARADPTLLDRYGNSLLHLALHTGDEEMVRTLLTHLGAAAPYLLRLPNFYGLLPVHLAVKAKSPACLDLLVRKGADVNATEMQGGRTPLHLAVEMENLNMATHLVKKLGADVNSRTFAGNTPLHLAAGLGSPTLTKLLLKAGADVQNENDEPISPSSSEASSDTDADPEEQEVSMELGEPSPATLCGPSPHPDPEEEQEETGPRPRRCHTPLDLTRSQKVRDILLQASQPGAKAELTAAPRAGNVLSLDNDALQGLEQLLNQDSSGSDWMELAKRLGLCSLVETYKDTPSPSVSLLRSYELAGGSLGGLLEALDSMGLRKAVRMLRKTEAQEKLQSTEIKEDSAYGSESVEEEQVPALALKPGPVPAGELPHSQQQQVH
- the NFKB2 gene encoding nuclear factor NF-kappa-B p100 subunit isoform X3: MLGLDGLLRPASSSAAGGRPRADMDEHFQPCLDGIDYDDFNFGTHMMEQKEPLMQTVEGPYLVIIEQPKQRGFRFRYGCEGPSHGGLPGASSEKGRKTYPTVKICNYIGMARIEVDLVTHSDPPRVHAHSLVGKQCNEAGNCVAIVGPKDMTAQFSNLGVLHVTKKNMMEIMKEKLKQQKIRNTNTLLTEAELREIELEAKELKKVMDLSIVRLRFTAYLRDSSGNFTLALQPVISDPIHDSKSPGASNLKISRMDKTAGSVRGGDEVYLLCDKVQKDDIEVRFYEDDENGWQAFGDFSPTDVHKQYAIVFRTPPYHKPKIDRPVTVFLQLKRKRGGDVSDSKQFTYYPVVEDKEEVERKRKKVLPQFPQHFGGGSHMGGAGGGAGGFGSGGGGNLSFPYSPGLAYNSIYSTGPHPVGGYQGGVQMKAPSVDGDEGDRQVPTDSIYCKELQKHAQICHLWMLALARRNAHALLDYSVTADPRMLLAVQRHLAASQDENGDTPLHLAIIHEQTAVIKQLIDVVISIPSPQIINITNNLQQTPLHLAVITKQPQVVQLLLQARADPTLLDRYGNSLLHLALHTGDEEMVRTLLTHLGAAAPYLLRLPNFYGLLPVHLAVKAKSPACLDLLVRKGADVNATEMQGGRTPLHLAVEMENLNMATHLVKKLGADVNSRTFAGNTPLHLAAGLGSPTLTKLLLKAGADVQNENDEPISPSSSEASSDTDADPEEQEVSMELGEPSPATLCGPSPHPDPEEEQEETGPRPRRCHTPLDLTRSQKVRDILLQASQPGAKAELTAAPRAGNVLSLDNDALQGLEQLLNQDSSGSDWMELAKRLGLCSLVETYKDTPSPSVSLLRSYELAGGSLGGLLEALDSMGLRKAVRMLRKTEAQEKLQSTEIKEDSAYGSESVEEEQVPALALKPGPVPAGELPHSQQQQVH